One window from the genome of Eucalyptus grandis isolate ANBG69807.140 chromosome 7, ASM1654582v1, whole genome shotgun sequence encodes:
- the LOC104417614 gene encoding phosphoenolpyruvate carboxylase kinase 2-like: MGRRRFGTIFRCFSFAAYKVIDKRRPSNATYRQCLVNEPKLMTLLSPHHHILRILDGHETDDRLSLMLELCEPDTRYDRILSREALPEPEAAACMGQLLRALMHCLPLSVVHQDVKPETCSWI, encoded by the coding sequence ATGGGCCGCCGCCGCTTCGGCACCATATTCCGCTGCTTCTCCTTCGCCGCCTACAAGGTCATTGACAAGCGCCGTCCCTCCAACGCCACTTACCGCCAATGCCTCGTCAACGAACCCAAGCTCATGACCCTCCTTTCCCCTCACCATCACATCCTCAGGATCCTCGACGGCCACGAGACCGACGACCGCCTCTCCCTCATGCTGGAGCTCTGCGAACCAGACACTCGCTACGACCGCATATTGTCCCGTGAGGCCCTCCCCGAGCCTGAGGCCGCCGCGTGCATGGGGCAACTCCTCCGCGCCCTCATGCATTGCCTCCCCCTGAGTGTCGTTCACCAGGACGTGAAGCCCGAAACGTGCTCTTGGATTTGA
- the LOC104417616 gene encoding disease resistance protein RPM1 has product MAESAVSFLVEKLAMLVEKEVKLLKGVHGEFQLIRNEFERMKAFLASAESSQEEDPELKVWVKQVIEVAYDTEDILDGFMLKLARDHGHGFTGYLRKIKSSIQNLKACHHISSKIADIKSRVSSIGEGHWEDAFLVEEGELVGIDEPREEIIKWLVDGEPGLEVVSILGMGGLGKTTLAGRVYDNQQVKAYFQSHAWINVSQSYKIEDILRDMIVQLHREFQQPIPQGIEIMRSTSLKQIVKAFLQQKRYIIILDDVWDKEGIDGFMVLILQESLPRENLSSLPRTRKPLSTDFEKCEGLPLAIMALGGLLFAKDVQEWEMISHSLAAELESNDMMQNFKKILSLSYSDLHYNLKSCFMYLGVFPEDCVIKCARLIRLWIAEGFVKEREGMTQEGVAQRYLKELVNRRFLAPQGIGALASLQKLCFVKAGGSRSKNTMQELGELCQLRRLGITYLKKDDAKGLCHSVEKMTKLRSLAVNAQSVSEVIDLDFLSSPPLLLRHLYIRGCLRKLPNWLPLLNNLARVSLEWSRLKSSPLIPLQNLPNLMELDLANAFDGEILVFGDRGFPKLKKMVLTNLENLRFVSMNGQAVPCLQSLSICKCRHLDWQSLLVVIRGLTLLTYIRFDEMPEEFALAFYLYSSNKMMREGVLQQCCEDVMERNPKVHFVWWEEDHWEWYDLNSYCYNLIKRRVMSRDEVLPEVS; this is encoded by the exons ATGGCAGAATCCGCAGTGTCCTTTTTGGTTGAGAAGCTCGCTATGTTGGTTGAGAAAGAGGTGAAACTTTTGAAAGGGGTACATGGAGAATTTCAACTCATCAGAAATGAGTTTGAGCGCATGAAGGCCTTCTTAGCAAGTGCTGAGTCGTCACAAGAAGAGGACCCTGAGTTGAAGGTATGGGTGAAACAAGTCATAGAAGTTGCATACGACACGGAGGATATTCTAGATGGATTCATGCTCAAGTTGGCAAGAGATCACGGGCATGGTTTCACGGGGTACCTTCGCAAGATCAAGTCATCCATACAGAACTTGAAAGCATGCCATCATATCTCCTCCAAGATAGCTGATATCAAGTCAAGAGTCAGCAGCATCGGCGAAGGGCATTG GGAGGACGCTTTTCTAGTCGAGGAAGGTGAACTAGTGGGGATTGATGAGCCGAGAGAAGAGATTATCAAGTGGCTTGTTGATGGAGAACCAGGACTTGAAGTTGTATCAATCTTAGGGATGGGGGGTTTAGGGAAGACCACTCTGGCCGGAAGAGTCTACGACAATCAACAAGTAAAAGCTTACTTCCAAAGCCATGCATGGATCAATGTCTCACAGTCTTATAAGATTGAGGATATTTTGAGGGACATGATTGTACAACTTCATAGAGAATTCCAGCAACCAATCCCTCAAGGAATCGAAATCATGAGAAGCACGAGTCTCAAGCAGATAGTTAAAGCCTTTCTGCAGCAAAAGAGGTACATCATTATTCTAGATGATGTATGGGACAAGGAAGGAATAGATG GATTCATGGTCCTTATTCTACAAGAAAGCCTTCCGAGGGAAAACCTGTCCTCCTTACCTAGAACAAGAAAGCCTTTGTCGAcagattttgaaaaatgtgaggGTTTGCCACTTGCCATAATGGCTCTTGGTGGTCTTCTCTTTGCAAAAGATGTTCAAGAATGGGAGATGATTTCTCACAGCCTTGCTGCAGAACTAGAAAGCAATGACATGAtgcaaaatttcaagaaaattctTAGCTTGAGCTACAGTGATTTGCATTATAACTTGAAAAGCTGTTTTATGTACTTGGGAGTATTTCCAGAGGATTGTGTGATTAAGTGTGCAAGACTCATTCGTTTGTGGATCGCAGAAGGGtttgttaaggaaagagaagggaTGACACAGGAAGGGGTTGCTCAAAGATACTTGAAGGAGCTTGTTAATAGAA GATTTCTAGCTCCTCAGGGCATTGGAGCGTTAGCATCACTGCAGAAATTGTGCTTTGTAAAAGCTGGAGGTAGTCGGAGCAAGAACACAATGCAAGAGCTGGGAGAATTATGTCAACTAAGGAGGTTGGGCATAACGTACCTAAAGAAAGATGATGCAAAGGGACTATGCCACTCTGTTGAGAAGATGACCAAACTTCGATCACTAGCAGTGAATGCACAAAGTGTGTCTGAAGTTAttgatttggattttttatCTTCACCTCCCTTGCTACTTCGGCATCTATATATCAGAGGATGTCTAAGGAAGCTACCTAATTGGCTTCCTCTACTAAACAATCTGGCCAGAGTGAGTTTGGAATGGAGTAGATTGAAATCTAGCCCCCTAATTCCTCTCCAGAATTTGCCCAATTTGATGGAGCTTGATCTTGCTAATGCTTTTGATGGGGAAATTTTGGTTTTTGGAGATAGAGGGTTCCCAAAGCTCAAGAAGATGGTCCTCACTAATCTAGAAAATCTCAGATTTGTGTCGATGAATGGTCAGGCAGTGCCTTGCCTTCAGAGTCTCTCCATTTGCAAATGCAGGCACTTGGATTGGCAATCGTTATTGGTTGTCATCCGTGGCCTCACCCTCCTCACGTATATTCGCTTCGATGAGATGCCAGAAGAATTTGCACTTGCGTTCTATCTGTACAGCAGTAACAAAATGATGAGGGAGGGTGTTCTACAACAGTGCTGTGAGGATGTGATGGAACGTAATCCTAAAGTTCACTTTGTCTGGTGGGAAGAGGATCACTGGGAGTGGTATGATCTTAACTCTTATTGCTATAATCTCATCAAGCGTAGGGTGATGAGCCGCGATGAGGTTCTTCCTGAAGTATCATAG